In Coriobacteriaceae bacterium, a single window of DNA contains:
- the rpe gene encoding ribulose-phosphate 3-epimerase: MGSIKIAPSVLSADMANLKGELDKIAGADFVHFDVMDGHFTGNLTFGVDILKAVKRSTDVPVDAHLMVSNPDETVDWYADAGADMITVHYEASTHLHRTLTHLQQRGVKAGVVLNPATPVCVLESIIDVVDMVLLMSVNPGFGGQSFIPGTLPKLHELTAMCERHGVSPLIEVDGGISSKNIAEVVKAGANVLVAGSAVFKSEDPAAEVALLQKLGNEAAQEA, from the coding sequence ATGGGTTCCATTAAAATCGCTCCGTCTGTCCTTTCGGCCGACATGGCCAACCTCAAGGGCGAACTCGACAAGATCGCCGGTGCCGACTTTGTGCACTTCGACGTTATGGACGGACACTTTACCGGCAACCTCACCTTTGGCGTCGATATCCTCAAGGCCGTCAAGCGCTCCACCGATGTACCGGTCGACGCGCACCTGATGGTGTCGAACCCCGACGAGACGGTCGATTGGTACGCCGACGCCGGTGCCGACATGATCACCGTGCACTACGAGGCCTCCACGCACCTGCACCGCACGCTCACCCATCTGCAGCAGCGCGGCGTCAAGGCCGGCGTGGTGCTCAACCCCGCCACCCCCGTGTGCGTACTCGAGAGCATCATCGACGTTGTCGACATGGTGCTGCTGATGAGCGTGAACCCCGGCTTTGGCGGCCAGAGCTTTATCCCGGGCACTCTGCCTAAGCTGCACGAGCTTACGGCCATGTGCGAGCGCCACGGCGTGTCGCCCTTGATCGAGGTCGATGGCGGTATCTCTTCCAAGAACATCGCCGAGGTCGTCAAGGCCGGCGCCAACGTGCTCGTAGCCGGCTCCGCCGTATTTAAGTCCGAAGATCCCGCCGCCGAGGTTGCGCTTCTGCAGAAGCTGGGCAACGAGGCTGCACAGGAGGCATAA
- a CDS encoding aminotransferase class V-fold PLP-dependent enzyme has product MTAGQNRIPVNLDYAASTPMRAEALLAQREYDDSELAGVNPNSLHSLGRKAAARLEVARREIARSFGARVRPSEIILTNGGTEANQLALLGLAEGARQRDRKRNRVIVSAIEHDSILDNLPLLRAAGFTVDLVQPCRAGYIELAALSDLLGDDVALVSIMVANNETGVVQSIRELAAAAHTAGALFHTDAIQGYLHIPLDAAELGVDAMSVAAHKIGGPVASGALYVKTRTPLRPRIFGGGQEAGRRAGTQDLRAQLAFAAAARTLVPHVAQEREKLQALSDRLYATLTAHPRIHATMGDYAQADRLPGMVSIYVDGMDSEELIIKLDAAGFEVSAGSACSSGSMDPSHVLSAMGIGREQALGALRISFDDRVNPGDLDDFAQTLLSIVGAA; this is encoded by the coding sequence ATGACCGCAGGTCAAAACCGCATACCCGTGAATCTTGACTATGCCGCCTCGACGCCCATGCGCGCCGAGGCGCTCCTTGCGCAGCGCGAATACGACGACAGCGAGCTTGCCGGCGTGAACCCCAACTCGCTGCATTCGCTCGGCCGCAAGGCCGCCGCGCGCCTGGAGGTGGCACGTCGCGAGATTGCCCGTAGCTTTGGCGCGCGCGTTCGCCCGTCCGAGATCATCCTTACCAACGGCGGCACCGAGGCCAACCAGCTGGCGCTCCTCGGTCTTGCCGAGGGCGCTCGTCAGCGCGACCGCAAGCGTAACCGCGTGATCGTATCTGCCATCGAGCACGATTCGATCCTGGACAACCTGCCGCTGCTGCGCGCCGCCGGCTTTACCGTCGACCTAGTGCAGCCCTGCCGTGCGGGCTACATCGAGCTTGCCGCGCTGAGCGACTTGCTCGGCGACGACGTCGCACTCGTGAGTATCATGGTCGCCAACAACGAGACCGGCGTGGTGCAGTCTATCCGCGAGCTTGCCGCGGCTGCGCACACCGCAGGCGCCCTGTTCCACACCGATGCCATCCAGGGCTATCTGCATATTCCGCTCGATGCCGCCGAGCTGGGTGTCGACGCCATGTCCGTCGCCGCCCACAAGATTGGCGGTCCCGTTGCCTCCGGCGCGCTCTACGTTAAGACTCGCACGCCGCTGCGCCCCCGCATCTTTGGCGGCGGACAGGAAGCCGGACGTCGCGCCGGTACGCAGGACCTGCGCGCGCAGCTGGCCTTTGCTGCTGCCGCCCGTACGCTGGTGCCCCATGTGGCCCAGGAGCGCGAGAAGCTGCAAGCCCTTTCTGACAGGCTCTACGCCACGCTTACGGCCCATCCGCGCATTCACGCCACCATGGGCGACTACGCGCAGGCAGATCGTCTGCCGGGTATGGTTTCGATCTACGTCGACGGCATGGACTCCGAGGAGCTCATCATCAAGCTCGACGCCGCCGGTTTTGAGGTGTCGGCCGGATCGGCTTGCTCGAGCGGCAGCATGGACCCGAGTCACGTGCTCAGCGCCATGGGCATTGGTCGTGAGCAGGCGCTGGGCGCACTGCGTATTTCCTTCGATGACCGCGTGAATCCGGGCGATTTGGACGACTTTGCCCAGACGCTGCTCTCGATCGTAGGTGCCGCATGA
- a CDS encoding Nif3-like dinuclear metal center hexameric protein has protein sequence MIVAELERALLARYPKTDAEPWDHVGLSVGDPDDEIRGVACALDATEANVHRAQEAGANVLLTHHPVYIKAPEAFCPPSATRPQCSAALYEAARCGVSIISLHTNLDRSHEARVCLSTLLDAAPASSLEHVDDPEACGLGALATFNEPCSLRDLATRAATAFGSDPRVWGEADHPCRTVAILGGSLGDFGELAIAAGADVIVTGEAGYHVAQDLALRGLPVILLGHDRSEEPFVDILMNSAVDAGVDPRHAIKILNPCQWWTVTKGENL, from the coding sequence ATGATCGTCGCCGAACTCGAGCGCGCCCTGCTTGCACGCTATCCTAAGACGGACGCCGAACCCTGGGACCACGTAGGCTTATCCGTTGGCGACCCCGACGACGAGATCCGCGGCGTGGCCTGCGCACTCGACGCGACCGAAGCCAACGTGCACCGCGCCCAGGAGGCCGGTGCCAACGTGTTGCTCACGCATCATCCCGTCTACATCAAGGCGCCCGAGGCGTTTTGCCCGCCTAGCGCGACGCGCCCCCAGTGCAGTGCGGCGCTCTACGAGGCTGCCCGCTGCGGGGTGAGCATCATCTCGCTCCACACCAATCTGGACCGCTCGCATGAGGCTCGCGTTTGCCTAAGTACGCTGTTGGACGCCGCGCCCGCAAGCTCGCTGGAGCACGTGGACGACCCCGAGGCCTGCGGCCTGGGAGCCCTTGCGACATTCAACGAGCCCTGCAGCCTGCGCGACCTTGCCACTCGTGCCGCCACGGCCTTCGGGAGCGATCCACGCGTGTGGGGCGAGGCCGATCACCCGTGCCGTACCGTCGCCATTCTGGGAGGCTCCCTGGGCGACTTTGGAGAGCTCGCCATCGCCGCGGGCGCCGACGTTATTGTGACGGGCGAGGCGGGCTACCACGTGGCGCAAGACCTTGCCTTGCGCGGGCTACCGGTGATCTTGCTCGGCCACGACCGCTCCGAAGAGCCGTTCGTTGATATATTGATGAACTCTGCAGTTGATGCCGGGGTCGACCCCCGTCATGCGATTAAAATACTGAACCCTTGCCAATGGTGGACTGTGACAAAAGGAGAGAACTTATGA
- the coaBC gene encoding bifunctional phosphopantothenoylcysteine decarboxylase/phosphopantothenate--cysteine ligase CoaBC, which translates to MTAAPNNSMQLEGKTILLGITGGIAAYKSCNIVRLLQKRGAHVKVVMSEHATEFVGPLTFRALTNEPVAVGLFDDPSDPIHHISLAQEPDLVVVAPATANIIAKMANGIADDLISTTLLATPRPIVIAPAMNNGMWKAPATQANIASLRDRGVHVVGPGSGYLACGDVDTGRMSEPEDIVEAVCEVLDPVPQDLADKRIVITAGPTHEPIDPVRYIGNRSSGKMGIALAGEATRRGAAVTLVLGPTSLDVPRGVECVRVQTASEMLQVALSAFQTADAAICAAAVADYTPEAPADHKLKKANERLDRIELVETVDILAELSRQKGDRRVIGFAAETDNVVEYAERKLTRKGCDAIIANDVSRADSGFGTDTNKAWIVSTAGTQELPVLTKHQLADTILDLLKNN; encoded by the coding sequence ATGACGGCGGCACCCAACAATTCAATGCAACTTGAGGGAAAAACGATCCTGCTGGGCATTACCGGCGGGATCGCCGCCTATAAGTCGTGCAATATCGTGCGCCTGCTGCAAAAGCGCGGCGCGCACGTCAAGGTCGTCATGAGCGAGCATGCCACTGAGTTCGTGGGGCCGCTCACCTTCCGCGCGCTCACCAATGAGCCGGTCGCGGTTGGGCTATTCGACGACCCGTCTGACCCCATCCACCATATCTCGCTGGCGCAGGAGCCCGACTTGGTGGTCGTGGCGCCCGCGACGGCCAATATCATCGCCAAGATGGCCAACGGCATCGCCGATGACCTCATCTCCACAACGCTGCTTGCCACGCCGCGGCCCATTGTGATCGCGCCGGCCATGAACAACGGTATGTGGAAGGCACCGGCCACGCAGGCCAATATAGCCTCGCTGCGCGACCGTGGCGTCCATGTGGTGGGGCCCGGCAGCGGCTACCTTGCCTGCGGCGATGTGGACACGGGACGCATGAGCGAGCCCGAGGACATCGTCGAGGCCGTCTGCGAGGTGCTCGACCCGGTACCCCAGGACCTTGCGGACAAGCGCATCGTGATCACCGCCGGCCCCACGCACGAACCGATCGACCCTGTGCGTTATATCGGCAACCGTTCATCGGGCAAGATGGGTATCGCTCTGGCGGGGGAGGCCACGCGCCGCGGCGCCGCCGTCACGCTCGTTCTGGGACCGACATCGCTCGACGTTCCCCGCGGCGTGGAGTGCGTGCGCGTACAGACCGCCTCAGAGATGCTCCAGGTAGCGCTAAGCGCCTTCCAGACGGCCGACGCGGCCATTTGCGCCGCCGCCGTCGCCGACTACACGCCTGAAGCCCCGGCGGACCACAAGCTCAAAAAGGCCAACGAGCGCCTGGATCGAATCGAGCTCGTCGAGACCGTTGACATCTTGGCCGAGCTCTCACGCCAAAAGGGCGATCGCCGCGTGATCGGCTTTGCGGCCGAGACCGATAATGTCGTCGAATACGCCGAGCGCAAATTGACCCGCAAGGGTTGCGATGCCATTATCGCTAACGATGTCTCGCGCGCCGATTCGGGCTTTGGGACCGACACCAACAAGGCCTGGATTGTGAGCACAGCGGGCACGCAAGAACTTCCTGTGCTTACAAAACACCAGCTCGCAGATACAATTTTAGACTTGCTCAAAAATAATTAA
- a CDS encoding DUF6273 domain-containing protein: MIIQYEYGRNMLKFVFVIHGIILIFADGSGKAGLTFEATNNALALQRINAANTHAGGWEKSELRGLLNTGDLWSLLPCELQSKVKSVTKMTDNLGDGEAGTPSATTDKAFLLSMTEVYGDLQSDGAQYEYYKSKGVTTSNYSSASSSSYHWTRSVHPSNSASFRCVHSNGSYDYYSATNIYCVFPAFCF, from the coding sequence TTGATCATCCAGTATGAATACGGACGGAATATGCTCAAGTTCGTATTCGTCATACACGGTATTATCTTAATTTTTGCTGATGGCTCAGGCAAGGCGGGGCTTACGTTCGAGGCGACCAACAATGCCCTGGCCCTACAGAGAATAAACGCCGCGAACACGCACGCCGGCGGCTGGGAGAAGTCCGAACTCCGCGGCCTCCTCAATACCGGCGACCTCTGGTCGCTTTTGCCTTGCGAACTCCAGTCCAAGGTGAAGTCCGTCACGAAGATGACCGACAACCTGGGCGACGGCGAGGCAGGCACCCCCTCGGCCACGACTGACAAGGCCTTCCTGCTCTCGATGACTGAAGTCTACGGTGACCTCCAGTCTGACGGCGCCCAGTACGAGTACTACAAATCCAAGGGCGTGACAACATCGAACTATTCCAGTGCTTCGTCGAGCAGCTATCACTGGACTCGCTCCGTGCATCCGAGCAACTCCGCGTCCTTCCGCTGTGTCCACAGCAACGGCAGCTATGACTACTACAGCGCGACGAACATCTACTGCGTGTTCCCCGCCTTCTGCTTTTAG
- a CDS encoding ABC transporter ATP-binding protein, with protein MKQGMQSFVDAFNTRAPQANGTDLSPEQQADAELARYANAALAAQTDAAFLDSAESYYALMDEGFQSGSIVGDRETNDADLAYCRALSSSGITDIPASANDLPFLSFLPYAIATAPSFLPFIPFLLSSILVLGATRPGTLAAKAPAPKFRRLIQIVFSIIAAGTAMLLAGLAPGGIYALVLNGFGQIGYPIAFFHDGALTTTTAGNVFTALLLALLAGGTLISVCSAVLSTATRRVLAGPLTSALLVAAPAFPLLSDSALGHNAALNLLPLAVFSPIEATGYVGCFPTEFIGSGSGSASMLAVALAYVAVLFAVGAVATRSPKQPGPAKKHRGLELLDASVGYGSTTILSIGSLFLSPGTAAGLVAPNGSGKTTLLEALSGQFPTRIRSGSLAADGICQRRSAEFAELVYLSSSGSADLYPTLSAIEHLAFVREAWKSAADIDSLCDSLGISPYLDKPTRKLSTGMKQQVKLAMAIATDCPYLILDEPLNGLDPGKRKTSCDAMRSEVARGRSVLISSHLLDDLADLTNSFYFIEAGTLVEKIKSSSQTLKQEYLDTYEGGE; from the coding sequence ATGAAGCAGGGCATGCAGAGCTTTGTCGACGCATTCAATACGCGCGCACCCCAGGCCAACGGCACAGACCTATCGCCAGAGCAGCAAGCTGACGCGGAGCTTGCAAGATACGCGAACGCCGCCCTTGCCGCTCAAACCGACGCCGCCTTTCTCGATTCTGCCGAGAGCTACTACGCGCTCATGGACGAAGGCTTCCAATCCGGGTCCATCGTGGGAGACCGAGAGACCAATGACGCAGACCTCGCGTATTGCCGTGCCCTGAGCAGCTCCGGCATCACGGATATCCCGGCCTCCGCAAACGACCTGCCATTCCTTTCCTTCCTGCCTTACGCCATTGCCACGGCGCCGTCTTTCCTTCCCTTCATCCCCTTCCTTCTCTCGTCGATACTCGTGCTCGGCGCCACAAGGCCCGGGACCCTGGCGGCAAAGGCGCCCGCGCCCAAATTCCGGCGCCTTATCCAGATCGTGTTTTCGATAATCGCCGCGGGGACCGCGATGCTCCTCGCCGGCCTCGCACCCGGGGGCATTTACGCCTTGGTCCTAAACGGCTTCGGGCAAATTGGGTACCCGATCGCCTTCTTCCATGACGGCGCGCTTACCACCACGACCGCGGGAAACGTCTTCACAGCCCTGCTTCTCGCGCTGCTTGCGGGCGGAACCTTGATATCCGTTTGCTCCGCCGTCCTATCGACCGCAACGAGGCGCGTCCTCGCGGGCCCCCTTACCTCCGCGCTGCTTGTCGCGGCCCCGGCATTCCCGTTGCTGTCCGATTCGGCACTGGGGCATAACGCCGCGCTCAATCTCCTGCCGCTGGCCGTGTTCTCGCCTATCGAGGCAACGGGCTACGTAGGATGCTTCCCGACAGAATTCATTGGCTCCGGTTCAGGCAGCGCATCGATGCTTGCCGTGGCCCTGGCATACGTCGCGGTTCTTTTTGCGGTCGGCGCCGTTGCGACACGTTCGCCCAAACAGCCTGGACCCGCGAAAAAGCACCGTGGGCTCGAGCTTCTGGACGCGAGCGTGGGATACGGAAGCACGACGATACTTTCAATCGGGTCGCTTTTCCTGAGCCCGGGAACGGCGGCGGGCCTCGTTGCTCCCAACGGCTCGGGGAAAACCACCCTTCTTGAAGCGCTGTCGGGCCAATTTCCCACCCGCATCCGCTCGGGAAGCCTGGCGGCAGACGGAATCTGCCAACGTCGATCAGCCGAATTTGCAGAACTCGTCTACCTGAGCTCTTCGGGCAGCGCGGATCTCTATCCCACGCTATCGGCCATCGAGCACCTTGCTTTCGTTAGGGAGGCGTGGAAATCGGCCGCCGACATCGACTCGCTCTGCGACTCCCTCGGAATCTCCCCATATCTCGACAAGCCGACCCGTAAACTCTCGACAGGAATGAAGCAGCAGGTAAAGCTTGCCATGGCGATAGCGACCGATTGCCCGTACCTCATCCTCGATGAACCGCTGAACGGCCTCGATCCGGGAAAACGGAAAACCTCCTGCGACGCGATGCGCAGCGAAGTGGCGCGGGGACGCAGCGTGCTCATTTCAAGCCATCTACTCGACGACCTGGCAGACCTTACCAACTCGTTCTACTTCATCGAAGCCGGCACGCTCGTGGAAAAGATCAAGTCGTCCTCGCAGACGCTCAAGCAGGAATACCTCGATACATACGAGGGAGGTGAATGA
- a CDS encoding DUF1648 domain-containing protein, giving the protein MRASKKITAVLSSFILSILPFLILWAAWSVLPDTIPAHWSGGVVDRWGNKLELLVVPLFSLIGSIAISVYLIVSTRRREFADFSVRMRRDFVACYISSLLLSTTCSVIIAVWVQLILTQNTAVDGGLGLSILYSLPGLYVILCALPPFYASGESKKAERLITVLIGGAEIVLCGIVLEGSAASYAMIGLMILFCAFEIVSQVRDSRSL; this is encoded by the coding sequence ATGAGAGCCTCAAAAAAAATTACTGCAGTGTTATCATCTTTCATCCTCTCTATTCTTCCATTTCTGATTCTATGGGCGGCTTGGTCAGTCCTCCCTGATACAATTCCCGCTCATTGGAGTGGGGGTGTGGTTGATCGATGGGGTAATAAGCTTGAATTGCTGGTTGTTCCGCTGTTTTCTCTGATTGGCTCTATTGCAATTTCTGTGTACCTTATTGTTTCCACGCGGCGAAGAGAGTTCGCGGATTTCTCTGTTCGAATGCGACGGGACTTTGTTGCGTGCTATATTTCTAGTCTTCTTTTATCGACAACCTGCTCAGTGATAATTGCCGTTTGGGTTCAGTTGATTCTTACGCAAAACACTGCGGTTGATGGGGGGCTTGGACTATCGATCCTGTATTCCCTTCCCGGGCTATATGTGATCTTGTGCGCTTTGCCGCCTTTTTATGCGAGCGGCGAGAGCAAAAAGGCAGAGCGCCTGATAACAGTTCTTATTGGCGGCGCGGAGATTGTTCTTTGTGGAATAGTGCTTGAAGGTTCGGCTGCCTCTTATGCGATGATTGGACTGATGATTCTGTTTTGTGCGTTTGAGATTGTGTCACAGGTAAGGGATAGCCGGTCCTTATGA
- a CDS encoding ribbon-helix-helix domain-containing protein: MATATAALRTPEDLANRYDRLTKSTGRTKTFYMTEALAAEIGRLEYEYGLMNYPGSVWLRGTPV; this comes from the coding sequence ATGGCAACCGCCACCGCAGCCCTGAGAACCCCCGAGGACCTCGCGAACAGGTACGACCGCCTGACGAAGTCGACGGGCCGCACGAAAACCTTCTACATGACGGAGGCGCTTGCCGCAGAGATAGGCAGGCTCGAATACGAGTACGGCCTCATGAATTATCCGGGAAGCGTTTGGTTGCGAGGCACGCCGGTGTGA
- a CDS encoding HAMP domain-containing histidine kinase, with translation MPLSFVIARYFAYAFAAVATAWLASFMMLSVAINAGFVYEASWGPANAREVAEGLARDGVCGQQDVPTAYRYLILNKDGNVLMTDLESTRLEDAKEMARTALAADPGTVEIEGGGSGVTYAAFPLKGGGACALVSEYLPQWVSRDLAGLLPNPQNLMLVGATAGSALALALVARRASRVISRKMAPLAEAAGRVGAGELDFAVGSTNVREVNDVLAAMDAMRASLAESLEARWAAERGQREQMTSLAHDLKTPLTVLRANADFVAEELEDEKDADLAAAARDIAGSVERLDGYVRLLIEASRGSGGAERAPMRPAELCEQVLAEAAQIARARGVTLDAATGPAVAGAPEAALDRTALARAAANLVANAAEHARSRVAVSCDVEGGHLVIEVADDGPGFSPAALERGCERLFTDDSSRSSRDGGRHYGLGLHAASEAASAHGGSVSLANSPSGGAVATIAVPL, from the coding sequence ATGCCGCTCTCCTTCGTCATCGCGCGCTACTTCGCCTACGCGTTCGCGGCAGTCGCCACGGCGTGGCTCGCCTCGTTCATGATGCTCTCTGTGGCGATCAACGCGGGCTTCGTCTACGAGGCAAGCTGGGGGCCGGCCAATGCGCGCGAGGTCGCGGAGGGCCTGGCACGCGACGGCGTCTGCGGGCAGCAGGACGTGCCGACGGCGTACCGCTACCTCATCCTGAACAAGGACGGAAACGTGCTGATGACAGACCTCGAGAGCACGCGGCTCGAGGACGCGAAGGAAATGGCTCGTACGGCACTCGCCGCGGATCCGGGCACAGTGGAGATCGAGGGCGGGGGTTCGGGCGTTACCTACGCCGCGTTCCCGCTCAAAGGTGGCGGGGCCTGCGCGCTCGTCAGCGAGTATCTGCCGCAGTGGGTCTCGCGCGACCTCGCCGGCCTGCTTCCCAACCCGCAGAACCTCATGCTCGTCGGCGCCACGGCGGGAAGCGCACTTGCGCTTGCGCTCGTCGCGCGCCGCGCGAGCCGCGTGATCTCGCGCAAGATGGCGCCGCTCGCGGAGGCGGCGGGGCGCGTCGGCGCGGGGGAGCTCGACTTCGCGGTCGGCAGCACCAACGTGCGCGAGGTGAACGACGTCCTCGCCGCGATGGACGCCATGCGGGCCTCCCTCGCCGAGTCGCTCGAGGCCCGCTGGGCCGCGGAGCGGGGGCAGCGCGAGCAGATGACGTCGCTCGCCCACGACCTCAAGACGCCGCTCACCGTGCTGCGCGCCAACGCCGACTTCGTAGCGGAGGAGCTGGAAGACGAGAAAGACGCCGACCTCGCGGCCGCCGCGCGCGACATAGCCGGCAGTGTCGAAAGGCTCGACGGCTACGTGCGCCTGCTCATCGAGGCCTCGCGCGGGTCCGGCGGGGCGGAGAGGGCCCCCATGCGGCCGGCCGAGCTTTGCGAGCAGGTCCTCGCCGAGGCCGCCCAGATCGCCCGGGCGCGAGGCGTGACGCTCGACGCGGCCACGGGCCCCGCTGTCGCGGGCGCGCCCGAGGCCGCGCTCGACCGAACCGCCCTGGCGCGAGCCGCCGCGAACCTCGTGGCCAACGCCGCCGAGCACGCACGCTCGCGCGTGGCTGTCTCCTGCGACGTCGAGGGCGGCCACCTCGTCATCGAGGTGGCCGACGACGGGCCGGGCTTCTCTCCCGCCGCCCTCGAACGCGGCTGCGAGCGCCTCTTCACAGACGACTCCTCCCGCTCCTCGCGCGACGGAGGGCGCCACTACGGGCTCGGCCTCCACGCCGCCTCCGAGGCCGCGAGCGCCCACGGGGGCTCCGTCTCGCTCGCCAACAGCCCCTCGGGCGGCGCGGTGGCCACCATCGCGGTCCCCCTGTGA
- a CDS encoding response regulator transcription factor: MARVLAVDDERAILDALARVLGRDGHEVVRAADPTAVPGMDLSRFDLVLCDVMMPGLDGFELVRQIRPDFDGPIVFLTARVAEEDAVAAYGLGADDYVRKPFGAAELRAKVAAHLRRERRPRSHALSFGEVRIDLGARDLAVGGEAVPLTPTEYAICEYLARHPGQVMSRAQIREAVLGWESDADDAAISMQVSRARRKLSEAGADPIATVWGMGYKWQL, from the coding sequence ATGGCGAGGGTACTGGCAGTGGATGATGAACGGGCGATCCTCGACGCGCTCGCGCGCGTCCTCGGCCGCGACGGCCATGAGGTCGTCAGGGCGGCGGACCCGACGGCGGTCCCGGGGATGGACCTCTCGCGCTTCGACCTCGTGCTCTGCGACGTTATGATGCCGGGGCTTGACGGCTTCGAGCTCGTGCGGCAGATCCGCCCGGACTTCGACGGGCCCATCGTCTTCCTGACCGCGCGCGTGGCCGAGGAGGATGCCGTGGCCGCCTACGGCCTGGGCGCCGACGACTACGTCCGCAAGCCCTTCGGGGCCGCGGAACTGCGCGCCAAGGTCGCGGCCCATCTACGCCGTGAGCGCCGGCCGCGCTCGCACGCCCTCTCCTTCGGGGAGGTGCGGATCGACCTCGGGGCGCGCGACCTCGCCGTGGGTGGCGAGGCCGTGCCGCTCACGCCCACCGAGTACGCCATCTGCGAGTACCTCGCCCGCCACCCCGGGCAGGTCATGAGCCGCGCGCAGATACGCGAGGCGGTGCTCGGCTGGGAGAGCGACGCCGACGACGCGGCCATATCCATGCAGGTCAGTCGCGCCCGGAGGAAACTCTCCGAGGCCGGCGCCGATCCGATCGCGACCGTCTGGGGGATGGGGTACAAGTGGCAGCTCTGA
- a CDS encoding lantibiotic ABC transporter permease, with product MAMTRLSDPTPRMTLSRALLSEALRLARSPLAAVHLVCGLAAGLACGEYFSVARWDPALGADAYAQFLGALMPLMSAIVCGLAVDDERAAGRLANLTAVPSRGRAVAAKLLALAALGAGALAVALGVFGAVLAVAGRLPLGPAPLAAAWAGIVLGSLPLYALGLGVALRLGRNAAIGAGAAGVLLAFFSVGGLAHGLMTGELTGALATPLSWVPLAWPARLGSLGVEAFIDAARAAGPLLTTALAGLVLTLATAAVLLAWFCRFEDGRADA from the coding sequence ATGGCCATGACACGACTCTCCGACCCGACGCCGCGCATGACTCTCTCGCGAGCCCTGCTCTCCGAGGCCCTGCGCCTTGCGCGCTCCCCGCTCGCGGCGGTGCACCTCGTCTGCGGCCTGGCGGCCGGTCTTGCCTGCGGCGAGTACTTCTCCGTAGCCCGATGGGACCCGGCGCTGGGCGCGGACGCCTACGCCCAGTTCCTCGGCGCCCTCATGCCGCTCATGTCCGCCATCGTCTGCGGGCTCGCCGTGGACGACGAGCGCGCTGCCGGGCGCCTCGCCAACCTCACGGCGGTCCCCTCGCGCGGGCGCGCCGTCGCGGCGAAGCTGCTCGCCCTTGCGGCGCTCGGCGCGGGCGCGCTGGCCGTGGCGCTCGGCGTGTTCGGGGCCGTGCTCGCCGTCGCCGGGCGCCTGCCGCTCGGGCCCGCTCCGCTTGCGGCCGCCTGGGCGGGCATCGTGCTGGGCAGCCTGCCCCTCTACGCGCTGGGGCTCGGCGTGGCCCTGCGCCTCGGCCGCAACGCCGCCATCGGCGCCGGCGCGGCGGGGGTGCTCCTCGCGTTCTTCTCAGTGGGCGGACTTGCGCACGGCCTCATGACCGGCGAGCTCACCGGTGCCCTGGCGACGCCCCTGAGCTGGGTGCCGCTCGCCTGGCCCGCGCGCCTGGGGTCGCTCGGGGTAGAGGCCTTCATCGACGCCGCACGCGCGGCGGGCCCTCTCCTCACGACTGCGCTCGCTGGCCTCGTGCTCACCCTGGCAACCGCCGCCGTCCTTCTCGCCTGGTTCTGCCGCTTCGAGGACGGAAGGGCAGATGCGTAG